In the genome of Monodelphis domestica isolate mMonDom1 chromosome 2, mMonDom1.pri, whole genome shotgun sequence, one region contains:
- the WFIKKN2 gene encoding WAP, Kazal, immunoglobulin, Kunitz and NTR domain-containing protein 2 — protein sequence MWSWRFWVCWGPLAALLLLEMPPVGQALPPIRYSHAGICPNDMNPNLWVDAQSTCKRECETDQECETYEKCCPNVCGTKSCVAARYMDVKGKKGPVGMPREATCDHFMCLQQGSECDIWDGQPVCKCKDRCEKEPSFTCASDGLTYYNRCYMDAEACSKGITLAVVTCRYHLTWPNTSPPPPETTLSPTTVSPETPMMDVAAPALLNHPHHQSVRVGETVSFLCDVVGRPRPEITWEKQLEDRENVVMRPNHVRGNVVVTNIAQLVIYNAQPQDAGIYTCTAKNAAGLLRVDFPLSVVRGQVATSELRPNGTAFPMNECLKPPDGEDCGEEQTRWHYDAQANNCFTFTFGNCYHNHNHFETYEACMLACMSGPLAVCGLPALQGPCKAYSPRWAYNAQTGQCQSFVYGGCGGNGNNFESREACEETCPFPRGGQRCRACKARQKLVTSFCRSDFVILGRVSEVTEELDSGRALVTVEEVLKDEKMGLKFLGQEPLEITLLHMDWACPCPNITVSEAPLIIMGEVDGGMAVLQPDSFVGPSSVRRVRKLREVLHKKTCELLKEFLGLR from the exons ATGTGGTCCTGGCGCTTCTGGGTCTGTTGGGGACCTCTAGCTGCCTTACTGCTCCTGGAGATGCCACCAGTGGGTCAGGCACTGCCTCCTATTCGGTATTCTCACGCTGGGATCTGCCCCAACGACATGAACCCCAATCTCTGGGTTGACGCTCAGAGCACCTGCAAGCGGGAGTGTGAAACGGACCAG GAGTGTGAGACCTATGAGAAATGCTGCCCCAACGTCTGTGGCACCAAGAGCTGTGTGGCCGCCCGATATATGGATGTGAAGGGCAAGAAGGGGCCTGTGGGGATGCCCAGGGAGGCCACCTGTGACCACTTCATGTGCCTGCAGCAGGGCTCTGAATGTGATATCTGGGATGGGCAGCCTGTCTGCAAGTGCAAGGACCGATGTGAGAAGGAGCCCAGTTTCACCTGTGCTTCCGATGGGCTCACTTACTACAACCGCTGCTATATGGACGCGGAAGCCTGTTCCAAAGGCATCACGCTGGCTGTAGTCACCTGCCGCTACCACCTCACCTGGCCCAACACGAGCCCCCCGCCCCCAGAGACCACCCTCAGCCCAACCACCGTCTCCCCGGAGACCCCCATGATGGACGTGGCAGCCCCCGCCTTGCTCAATCACCCTCACCACCAGTCTGTCCGTGTGGGGGAGACAGTGAGCTTCCTCTGCGATGTGGTGGGCCGACCTCGGCCTGAGATCACTTGGGAGAAACAGCTGGAGGACAGGGAAAACGTGGTGATGCGGCCCAATCACGTGCGCGGCAATGTGGTCGTCACCAACATCGCCCAGCTGGTCATCTACAACGCCCAGCCCCAGGATGCCGGCATCTACACGTGCACGGCTAAAAACGCTGCGGGGCTTCTTCGCGTGGATTTCCCTTTGTCAGTGGTGCGGGGGCAGGTGGCCACCTCGGAGCTCCGGCCCAACGGGACGGCCTTCCCTATGAATGAATGCCTGAAGCCCCCGGATGGGGAGGACTGTGGGGAAGAGCAGACCCGCTGGCACTACGATGCCCAGGCCAACAACTGCTTCACTTTCACCTTTGGTAACTGCTACCACAATCACAACCACTTTGAGACCTACGAGGCATGCATGCTGGCATGCATGAGTGGACCCTTGGCCGTGTGCGGTCTGCCCGCCCTGCAGGGCCCCTGCAAAGCCTATTCCCCTCGCTGGGCATACAATGCACAGACCGGCCAGTGCCAGTCATTCGTCTATGGAGGCTGCGGGGGCAATGGTAACAACTTTGAGAGCCGAGAGGCTTGTGAGGAGACCTGCCCCTTCCCAAGGGGCGGCCAGCGTTGTCGGGCTTGCAAGGCCCGCCAGAAGCTGGTCACTAGCTTCTGCCGGAGCGACTTTGTCATCCTGGGCAGAGTCTCTGAGGTGACGGAGGAGTTGGACTCTGGTCGGGCTCTTGTGACTGTGGAGGAGGTACTGAAGGATGAGAAGATGGGCCTGAAGTTCCTGGGCCAGGAGCCATTGGAGATCACCTTGTTGCACATGGACTGGGCCTGCCCGTGCCCCAACATAACCGTCAGTGAAGCCCCACTCATTATCATGGGAGAAGTGGATGGAGGAATGGCGGTGCTCCAGCCAGACAGCTTCGTGGGGCCTTCCAGCGTCAGGAGGGTCAGGAAGCTCCGGGAGGTCTTGCACAAGAAGACCTGCGAGCTCCTTAAGGAGTTTCTTGGCCTGCGTTGA